A portion of the Acidisarcina polymorpha genome contains these proteins:
- a CDS encoding PD-(D/E)XK nuclease family protein — translation MVTANARSARGLHRAYAELQRMRGRTAWPTPSIHAWENWLQVVWRHHLLSHSDNPLLLSPWQERAVWQRIVASTGGGDSESIATLAASAWKLLSDFEGHEGRRESWRWATPDAESFRGWAARFERECKSNRWMSRSDLAGWLASAVRISELKLTQDLLLVGFDRTAPAQQRLIDAVRVAGTAVVAAPDTSINQQLRVVQAADLHDELATCAWWARRQIEANPTASIAIIVQNVNALRGEIDRIFRAILMPESIGIESQDAMPFEFSLGLPLKTSPLVKAALLLLQWTHQPLDQSSISWLMTSGFFALSGEDPDEMAALDAEIRKYARLPPKTPLEAFVAHRPRTGSLSANRFLSRMRKLAGMPRETRSDRKETIPEWIDYATSLLRESGWPGTRSLHSVEYQALQRWERLTDELSALGFDSSRVGYAEFVAMLDLYSNETVFSPESRNAPIQILGALEASGQQFDAIWFFGVDDSQWPPKASPHSLLPQRLQRQAAIPHSSLELDWQFSLSVMQRRAASSSISVFSYARRDEAEELRASPLLEVAFGRIASTSSLELRADLQAPQEAPHRRETAAVEDGSLISWPRELAAGGSAILKRQSACAFQAFASRRLGAEEMRVAERGLTPLDRGDILHRVLEAFWAKDNPDDMRLETREELIHAKETGRLPGILSHHIRRVFSDRSGNFQLSEWMTSYLEVEQGRLYSLLSRWLEYEMQRQPFVVLAHEKKIQTEINGLKLNLRVDRIDQVDGGNLIIDYKTGQVSPVMWRGPRPDEPQLPLYAVHGKVEDLLGVLFAEIRARKIGLCGHVADSAVTVTSSGKRQKRPSKISLDDDVLGEWSDVLAELADQFLRGDAAVAPKAYPKTCTYCALGPLCRVAETPVVLEFEEGDQENDVDPGDPVNDESE, via the coding sequence GTGGTCACGGCGAATGCCCGCTCGGCGCGAGGCCTTCACCGGGCATATGCCGAGTTGCAGCGAATGCGAGGAAGAACGGCATGGCCGACGCCCTCGATTCATGCGTGGGAGAACTGGCTCCAGGTAGTGTGGAGACATCATCTCTTAAGTCATAGCGACAACCCGCTCTTGCTATCTCCGTGGCAAGAGCGAGCTGTCTGGCAGCGGATCGTGGCTTCTACCGGAGGAGGAGATTCTGAATCCATCGCGACACTCGCCGCCTCCGCCTGGAAGCTGCTGAGCGATTTCGAAGGGCATGAGGGGCGGAGAGAATCGTGGCGCTGGGCGACTCCCGACGCGGAGTCGTTTCGCGGCTGGGCTGCCCGCTTCGAGCGCGAGTGCAAGAGCAACCGCTGGATGAGCCGCAGCGATCTAGCTGGTTGGTTGGCTTCTGCTGTTCGCATATCAGAGTTGAAACTTACGCAAGACCTCTTGCTGGTCGGTTTCGATCGCACCGCCCCGGCTCAACAGCGACTCATCGATGCCGTGCGGGTGGCGGGAACCGCAGTAGTTGCGGCGCCCGACACGTCCATCAATCAGCAGCTACGAGTCGTCCAAGCGGCCGATCTACACGACGAACTCGCTACGTGCGCCTGGTGGGCCCGACGGCAAATTGAAGCCAACCCGACTGCCAGCATCGCCATCATCGTCCAAAACGTGAACGCTCTTCGCGGGGAGATCGACCGCATTTTTCGCGCGATCCTGATGCCGGAGTCGATCGGGATCGAAAGTCAGGACGCCATGCCGTTCGAGTTCTCACTTGGGCTTCCTCTAAAAACCTCGCCCCTGGTGAAAGCTGCTCTTCTTCTGCTTCAATGGACCCATCAACCTCTCGATCAATCGTCGATCTCGTGGCTCATGACTTCGGGGTTCTTTGCCTTGTCAGGCGAGGATCCCGATGAGATGGCCGCTCTCGATGCCGAAATCCGCAAATATGCACGCCTTCCTCCTAAGACGCCGCTAGAGGCTTTCGTCGCTCATCGGCCGCGCACCGGGTCGCTGAGTGCGAACCGTTTTCTAAGCAGAATGCGCAAACTTGCAGGGATGCCGCGCGAGACCAGATCGGATCGCAAGGAGACGATTCCAGAGTGGATCGACTACGCGACCTCGCTCTTGCGAGAATCCGGATGGCCCGGCACACGGAGCCTGCACAGTGTTGAATATCAAGCCCTCCAAAGATGGGAGAGACTTACCGATGAACTCTCGGCGCTCGGCTTTGACTCCAGCCGTGTAGGCTACGCTGAATTCGTAGCCATGCTTGATCTTTATTCCAATGAAACTGTCTTTTCTCCAGAATCACGGAATGCCCCGATCCAGATCCTGGGCGCGTTAGAGGCCTCTGGCCAACAGTTCGACGCAATCTGGTTCTTCGGAGTCGACGATTCTCAATGGCCTCCCAAGGCTTCGCCACACTCCCTTCTGCCGCAACGGCTGCAACGCCAGGCAGCCATACCACACTCGTCGCTGGAGCTTGATTGGCAGTTCTCGCTATCGGTCATGCAACGAAGAGCCGCGAGCTCGTCCATCTCTGTTTTCAGCTATGCACGGCGGGACGAAGCTGAAGAGTTGCGCGCCTCGCCGCTCCTGGAGGTGGCGTTCGGGCGGATAGCATCGACATCCTCGTTAGAATTGAGAGCTGACTTACAGGCGCCACAAGAAGCGCCCCACCGGCGGGAAACGGCCGCGGTGGAGGATGGCTCGCTCATCAGTTGGCCGAGGGAGTTGGCCGCCGGGGGATCGGCGATCCTGAAGCGCCAATCGGCATGCGCCTTTCAAGCTTTCGCAAGCCGACGGCTTGGGGCCGAAGAAATGCGGGTTGCAGAGCGTGGCCTCACTCCTCTCGACCGTGGAGACATTCTGCACAGAGTTCTCGAGGCCTTCTGGGCGAAAGACAATCCAGATGACATGAGGCTCGAAACTCGCGAGGAGCTCATCCATGCTAAAGAGACCGGACGATTGCCCGGTATTCTCTCTCACCACATTCGACGTGTCTTCAGCGACCGCAGCGGCAACTTCCAATTGAGCGAGTGGATGACGAGCTACCTGGAGGTTGAGCAGGGCCGGCTGTATTCGCTACTGTCACGGTGGCTCGAGTATGAAATGCAGCGCCAGCCCTTTGTCGTCCTCGCGCATGAAAAAAAGATCCAGACCGAGATCAATGGGCTGAAACTCAACCTGCGCGTGGATCGCATCGACCAGGTTGACGGCGGCAACCTGATCATCGACTACAAGACCGGGCAAGTCTCGCCGGTAATGTGGCGTGGGCCGCGGCCCGACGAACCGCAGTTGCCTCTTTACGCAGTTCACGGGAAAGTTGAAGACTTGCTAGGCGTTCTCTTCGCCGAAATCAGGGCACGCAAGATTGGACTCTGCGGTCATGTCGCAGATAGTGCAGTCACTGTTACGAGTTCAGGCAAGCGTCAAAAGAGACCGTCCAAGATAAGTCTTGACGATGACGTGCTCGGCGAATGGTCCGATGTGCTGGCAGAGCTGGCTGACCAGTTTCTGCGAGGCGACGCCGCCGTTGCTCCAAAAGCCTATCCGAAAACATGTACTTATTGCGCTCTCGGCCCCTTGTGCCGTGTGGCCGAGACGCCTGTGGTTCTTGAGTTCGAAGAAGGCGATCAGGAAAACGACGTTGACCCTGGGGACCCGGTGAATGACGAGAGCGAGTAA
- a CDS encoding VWA domain-containing protein, whose amino-acid sequence MQFCRSFFFSLGASLTLAAVPGHLAVAQQTPASGAAASTSQTKPPAPDTGAPTTLSVNVKVVTMPVTVRDKHNQIVKGLTKEDFTLTDDGHPQTIKYFNLDTNLPLTLGLLVDSSMSQRTVLDQEKTASKTFLGQMLTGDKDKAFVIHFDREVELLQDLTASRDKLSSAIDLIEVSSAHNEDASSDGSSGSGRSMRGGGTQLYDAIYLASDELMKKQPGRKALIILTDGVDRGSKETLNSAIESAQRADTEVYSIYFKGERDSGGGNGGLPGMGRHGGGFPGGGGGYPGGGYPGGGGGYPRGGGGQRPTESHVDGKKILAQISGETGGRMFEVSKKETVEQIYATIAEELRSQYVLGYTPDKTDSGAGYHKLALTTSKKDVTVQTRAGYYSDR is encoded by the coding sequence ATGCAATTCTGTAGATCTTTTTTCTTCTCGCTTGGTGCATCCCTCACACTAGCGGCAGTTCCGGGGCATCTCGCGGTCGCGCAGCAAACGCCGGCGTCGGGCGCTGCTGCTTCGACCAGCCAGACAAAGCCGCCTGCCCCAGATACTGGCGCACCAACTACCCTCTCGGTGAACGTGAAGGTTGTGACCATGCCAGTCACTGTACGTGACAAGCATAATCAGATAGTCAAGGGACTTACCAAAGAGGACTTTACGCTGACTGACGATGGTCATCCGCAGACCATCAAGTATTTCAATCTAGACACGAATCTGCCGCTAACGCTGGGTTTGCTGGTCGACTCCAGCATGAGTCAGCGGACAGTGCTCGATCAGGAAAAGACCGCGAGCAAAACGTTTCTCGGTCAAATGCTCACAGGCGATAAGGATAAAGCCTTCGTGATCCATTTCGACCGTGAAGTCGAATTGCTGCAGGATCTCACGGCTTCGCGGGACAAACTGAGTTCCGCAATCGATCTGATCGAAGTTTCCTCAGCTCACAACGAGGATGCTTCGAGTGACGGTTCCTCGGGCAGCGGCCGCAGCATGCGCGGGGGCGGGACACAGCTTTACGATGCCATCTATCTCGCTTCCGATGAATTGATGAAGAAGCAGCCGGGGCGCAAAGCATTGATCATTCTCACCGATGGGGTGGATCGCGGCAGCAAAGAGACGCTCAACTCAGCCATTGAATCTGCGCAGCGCGCGGACACCGAGGTGTACTCAATCTACTTCAAGGGCGAGCGCGACAGTGGGGGCGGGAACGGCGGTCTCCCGGGGATGGGGCGGCACGGTGGCGGCTTCCCTGGCGGCGGCGGAGGCTATCCTGGCGGCGGTTATCCCGGAGGGGGTGGAGGCTATCCTCGTGGAGGCGGTGGTCAGCGTCCCACCGAATCGCATGTCGACGGCAAGAAAATCCTGGCTCAGATTTCCGGAGAGACAGGTGGCCGGATGTTTGAAGTTTCGAAGAAAGAAACTGTGGAGCAAATCTACGCGACCATTGCTGAGGAACTGCGTTCGCAATACGTGCTCGGCTACACTCCCGACAAGACCGACAGCGGAGCCGGTTATCACAAGCTGGCACTGACGACCAGCAAGAAAGATGTGACTGTACAGACCCGGGCCGGCTACTACTCCGATCGATAG
- a CDS encoding TrmH family RNA methyltransferase: protein MAGTTAVGPRRREHPVITLAEAGVHLRGDLLSGHQGRVALLFGSEKTGLSNEELSHCNWLVTIPMHQTPGVRHPSMNLGQAVAVCLYEMVRESGLSLPQEPLEPALAGDLERLTALLNQIMEESGYARRHPANFDQIRIRRLIRSMALDRSHTLAWTGILRQILWKFGNDPQAVEPSD from the coding sequence GTGGCGGGCACCACAGCGGTGGGTCCGCGAAGACGCGAGCATCCGGTCATCACTCTGGCCGAGGCCGGCGTCCATTTGCGCGGCGACTTACTGTCAGGCCACCAAGGCCGTGTAGCGCTGCTCTTTGGTTCGGAGAAGACCGGACTCAGCAACGAAGAGCTTAGTCATTGCAACTGGCTCGTCACTATTCCCATGCATCAGACGCCCGGCGTGCGCCATCCCTCGATGAACCTCGGCCAAGCGGTGGCTGTGTGTCTTTACGAGATGGTCCGTGAGAGCGGCCTCTCCTTACCGCAAGAGCCGCTGGAGCCTGCGCTTGCGGGGGATCTGGAGCGTTTGACCGCATTGTTGAACCAAATAATGGAGGAGAGCGGATACGCTCGCCGCCACCCTGCCAACTTCGATCAGATCCGTATTCGCCGCCTGATCCGAAGCATGGCGCTCGACCGCTCCCACACGCTCGCATGGACAGGGATCCTGCGCCAGATCTTATGGAAGTTCGGTAATGATCCGCAGGCCGTAGAGCCTTCTGATTAG
- a CDS encoding SCO family protein, protein MKRFLFCLLIAALASIVCGCKHNAQGSESQDAQASATIAAGKQYPVKGKVISTDPTHGEVTLEAAAIPGFMEAMTMPYKLRTPNILTELHPGDQITGTLYVTDTNDVLDQIVITAQGQPDYKPPIQYHVLNPGDLVPDFRFLNQSGKHISIADFKGKALLLTFIYTRCPLPDFCPRMSQNFAKIDKALAADPALYAKTHLLTISFDPEYDTPAVLRSYGGAYTGEYSQERFIHWDFAAPSKKDQEAVDEFFDVGATPEKDRTITHSLSTVLIGPDGKVVHWYPTNDWTPEQVLADIKQVIS, encoded by the coding sequence GTGAAGCGCTTCTTGTTCTGCTTGCTGATTGCAGCCCTGGCCTCGATCGTATGTGGTTGCAAACACAATGCTCAAGGTTCTGAGAGCCAAGATGCCCAGGCGTCCGCCACGATCGCTGCCGGCAAGCAATATCCGGTGAAAGGAAAGGTGATTTCGACTGATCCAACGCACGGCGAGGTCACCCTGGAGGCAGCGGCGATTCCGGGCTTTATGGAAGCAATGACCATGCCTTACAAGCTGCGAACTCCCAACATCCTCACCGAACTTCACCCAGGCGACCAGATTACCGGCACACTTTACGTGACCGACACGAACGATGTTCTCGATCAGATTGTGATCACCGCTCAGGGCCAGCCCGACTACAAGCCGCCGATTCAATATCATGTGCTGAATCCCGGCGACCTGGTTCCTGATTTCAGGTTTTTGAATCAGAGCGGGAAGCACATCTCTATCGCAGATTTCAAGGGGAAGGCACTGCTGCTCACATTCATCTATACGCGCTGCCCGCTACCGGATTTCTGTCCCCGCATGAGCCAGAACTTCGCCAAGATCGATAAGGCGCTGGCGGCTGACCCGGCGCTGTATGCAAAAACCCACTTGCTGACCATCAGCTTCGACCCGGAATATGACACCCCGGCAGTGTTACGCAGCTACGGAGGCGCTTACACGGGCGAATACAGCCAGGAGAGGTTTATCCATTGGGATTTCGCGGCGCCGAGCAAGAAAGACCAGGAAGCAGTTGACGAGTTCTTTGACGTTGGCGCGACTCCTGAGAAAGACCGCACGATCACTCATTCTTTATCGACGGTCTTGATTGGTCCGGATGGCAAAGTGGTTCATTGGTATCCAACCAACGATTGGACGCCCGAGCAGGTGCTGGCCGATATCAAACAGGTGATCAGTTGA
- a CDS encoding TrmH family RNA methyltransferase has protein sequence MLSEDALDRLCVVLVRARDPNNIGAAARAMYDFGFHRLRLVNEYRVPLERAKCVSGPGRGRGVRIGRRGGRGL, from the coding sequence ATGCTTAGTGAAGACGCACTTGATCGGCTATGCGTTGTGTTGGTGCGCGCCCGGGATCCAAATAACATCGGGGCGGCGGCGCGGGCAATGTACGACTTCGGCTTTCACCGCCTGCGGCTGGTTAACGAATACAGGGTCCCCCTGGAACGAGCCAAATGCGTCAGCGGTCCTGGCCGGGGCAGAGGAGTTCGAATCGGTCGCAGAGGCGGTCGCGGACTGTAG
- a CDS encoding UvrD-helicase domain-containing protein gives MTRASKTILLDQEARDQALDTTRSILVQAPAGSGKTELLTMRFLKLLAMVEEPEQVLAITFTKAATAEMRHRILSKLEQVRSNEALSSEDFQAVALARAALANSNQRGWRLLEQSQRLNIQTIDSLCLGIAHQMPLTARLSGTLEPTENAQPLYRDAARRTLDQLGGSDVELNAALTSLLTLRDSNLRDCESLLTGMLGTRDQWMRAFPLAGEIDWEQARVKLEAPLQREIGKVLNEAHALLSSHPMMTAELLELADYACNSTELKIDIKLLAGLQELPGVSAEFIQHWHCLCDLLLTNEGQPRKRYDITTGFPPKKNNAKQRMNLLVGDLTKIPRLHGLLVDIRNLPPARYSEQQWKTLRSMFTALRHAAVELNSVFAERGSVDFVEIGMAARAVLLGIGAEGLPSDRGTQIHHLLIDEFQDTSRRQHELIALLLQSWTADAEDGRTFFLVGDPMQSIYMFRQADVELFDLVRRQGLNTGKRMLPVKDLHLQTNFRSSAGIVKPLNSIFKIIFPHNANAEAAAVDFLPGVAKNMNQSPGAYQVHPDYVESAKNLQGDDADEDDRSLHAGEADQGETSRVLEIIHRHLPTIEAAQRDGKEFTVAVLARAKNHLIHIAAALREQQIPFRAIELENLGGRQEILDLQSLTRALLHPMDRIAWLALLRAPWCALELREIHLLCGTDDRQRMEASVARQIEERICLLTEEAQRRVSRLTSVLQTALRSRYSQTSFASWIERTWRSLGGAACVDVTGYENALAYFRMLERVSPDGIGAMGEEFSDQLNRLFARPDPETSERCGIQLMTIHKAKGLGFNVVLLPGLHKRAQRDAPSLIRYLERTTGEGIELLAAPIDSKGEDTSALNRWVQLQRDNREAEERKRLLYVACTRAREELHLFGTATVTNSTLSSKPGTLLNTAWPALEPVFVSRRPLPVAEPIQGILAFPPPASSSSILSAIAAGAAVSTIQRLPANWSRQTFLSNVTKTVSNTAVTADVPVQDQRRPQGARSSRTLGTVVHALFERSISLRRSGLPGSQLLAGSPRLYEQALGLARHEGLTPGDAEACAKLSMKALRFALEDEEGVWILTPRDEDGVESSWTGLVDGVARTLRIDRFFRAGAEPLSEGSDCLWIIDYKTAAPNVSGFLDEEQLIYREQLESYGRMMRLAHGDEVKLRLGLYYPLLKKLLWWAA, from the coding sequence ATGACGAGAGCGAGTAAAACAATCCTCCTCGACCAGGAGGCCCGCGATCAGGCGCTGGATACGACCCGTTCGATTCTCGTCCAGGCCCCCGCGGGCTCGGGCAAAACCGAGCTTCTGACCATGCGCTTCCTTAAATTGCTCGCCATGGTCGAGGAACCGGAGCAGGTGCTTGCGATCACCTTCACCAAGGCTGCGACTGCCGAGATGCGGCATCGAATTCTAAGCAAGCTCGAGCAGGTAAGGAGCAACGAAGCCTTGTCTTCAGAGGACTTTCAGGCAGTGGCGCTCGCACGGGCCGCGCTCGCCAACTCCAACCAGCGAGGCTGGCGCTTGCTCGAACAATCGCAGCGGCTCAACATCCAGACCATCGACTCGCTCTGCCTCGGTATCGCCCACCAGATGCCACTCACGGCCAGGCTCAGCGGAACACTCGAGCCGACCGAGAATGCACAACCACTTTACCGGGATGCTGCACGCCGGACGCTCGACCAACTCGGTGGAAGTGATGTCGAACTCAACGCCGCGCTTACCTCGCTGCTTACCCTGCGTGACAGTAATCTTCGTGACTGCGAGTCGTTGCTGACCGGCATGCTCGGCACCCGGGACCAATGGATGCGGGCCTTTCCTCTGGCCGGCGAAATCGATTGGGAGCAAGCAAGGGTCAAGCTTGAAGCGCCGCTTCAACGAGAGATCGGTAAGGTGCTCAACGAGGCCCATGCTCTGCTCTCCTCGCACCCAATGATGACCGCCGAGCTATTAGAGCTTGCAGATTACGCCTGCAATAGCACGGAATTGAAGATCGATATCAAGTTGCTGGCGGGGCTTCAGGAACTTCCTGGCGTGTCCGCAGAATTCATCCAGCATTGGCATTGCTTATGCGATCTGTTGCTTACCAACGAAGGTCAACCGCGCAAACGCTACGACATTACCACCGGCTTCCCACCCAAGAAGAATAACGCGAAGCAGCGCATGAATCTTTTGGTGGGCGACCTCACCAAGATCCCGCGGCTACACGGTCTGCTCGTCGATATTCGCAACCTCCCACCTGCCCGCTATTCAGAGCAGCAATGGAAGACGCTGCGCTCCATGTTTACGGCGCTTCGCCATGCAGCTGTTGAGTTGAACTCTGTCTTTGCCGAGAGAGGCTCGGTTGATTTCGTCGAGATTGGAATGGCTGCCCGCGCGGTCCTGCTCGGCATTGGCGCCGAGGGCCTGCCGAGCGATCGGGGCACACAAATACATCATTTGCTGATCGACGAGTTTCAAGATACCTCTCGCCGCCAACACGAATTAATTGCGTTGCTCCTTCAAAGTTGGACAGCCGATGCGGAAGATGGACGTACCTTTTTCCTTGTTGGCGATCCGATGCAGTCCATCTATATGTTTCGCCAGGCAGACGTAGAGCTTTTTGACCTCGTCCGCAGACAAGGGCTCAACACCGGCAAACGGATGCTCCCGGTGAAGGATCTCCATCTCCAGACCAACTTCCGCTCCAGTGCCGGCATCGTCAAGCCACTCAACTCGATCTTCAAAATCATCTTTCCTCATAACGCCAACGCCGAAGCAGCCGCTGTCGATTTTCTTCCTGGTGTGGCCAAAAATATGAACCAGTCTCCAGGCGCCTACCAGGTCCATCCTGACTATGTAGAGTCCGCAAAGAACTTGCAAGGAGATGACGCCGACGAGGACGATCGCTCACTTCATGCAGGTGAAGCTGATCAAGGAGAGACATCAAGAGTTTTGGAGATCATCCACCGCCACCTTCCAACGATTGAGGCGGCCCAGCGTGACGGCAAAGAATTCACCGTTGCGGTGCTTGCGCGAGCCAAGAACCACCTGATCCACATCGCCGCTGCGCTTCGAGAGCAGCAGATTCCCTTTCGCGCGATCGAACTTGAGAACCTGGGTGGCCGGCAAGAGATCCTCGATCTGCAGTCCCTCACTCGTGCTCTACTCCATCCGATGGACCGCATCGCTTGGCTTGCCTTGTTGCGTGCGCCCTGGTGCGCGCTTGAGCTGCGCGAGATCCATTTGCTGTGTGGAACGGATGACCGGCAGCGCATGGAAGCGAGCGTCGCCCGGCAGATCGAAGAGCGCATTTGTCTTCTAACGGAAGAGGCGCAACGGCGTGTCAGCCGACTTACTTCCGTACTTCAGACAGCGCTTCGTTCCCGGTACAGCCAGACGTCGTTTGCATCCTGGATCGAGAGAACGTGGCGGAGCCTTGGTGGAGCCGCCTGCGTCGATGTCACGGGATATGAAAATGCCCTCGCCTATTTTCGGATGTTAGAGAGAGTCTCCCCGGATGGTATCGGTGCGATGGGCGAGGAGTTCAGCGATCAATTGAATCGGCTCTTCGCCAGACCGGATCCCGAGACAAGCGAGCGATGCGGGATTCAGCTCATGACGATCCACAAGGCAAAAGGACTGGGCTTCAACGTAGTCCTGCTGCCCGGATTGCACAAGAGGGCGCAGCGTGATGCTCCGTCGTTGATCCGCTACCTCGAACGGACAACCGGTGAGGGTATCGAATTATTGGCCGCACCCATCGACAGCAAAGGCGAAGACACCTCGGCATTGAACCGCTGGGTGCAGCTCCAACGAGACAACCGGGAGGCCGAGGAGCGCAAGCGTTTGCTGTATGTTGCTTGCACCCGGGCGCGAGAGGAGCTTCATCTTTTTGGCACCGCGACGGTGACGAATTCAACTCTGAGCAGTAAGCCAGGCACTCTGCTGAACACGGCATGGCCCGCTTTGGAGCCTGTTTTCGTCAGTCGGCGCCCCCTGCCTGTGGCTGAACCAATACAGGGCATACTCGCTTTTCCTCCGCCTGCATCCTCGTCCAGCATTCTGAGTGCGATCGCGGCAGGGGCGGCTGTTTCCACGATCCAACGCTTACCGGCGAACTGGAGCAGACAGACCTTTCTTTCGAATGTAACAAAGACTGTGTCGAATACAGCAGTCACGGCGGACGTACCTGTTCAAGATCAAAGACGACCCCAGGGGGCAAGATCATCGAGGACGCTCGGCACGGTGGTTCACGCCCTTTTTGAACGATCGATCAGCTTACGTCGATCGGGACTTCCCGGAAGTCAATTGCTGGCTGGTTCCCCCCGTCTCTACGAACAAGCACTCGGTTTGGCGCGTCACGAAGGACTGACTCCGGGAGATGCGGAGGCTTGCGCGAAGCTGAGCATGAAGGCGCTTCGATTCGCGCTCGAAGATGAGGAAGGAGTGTGGATCTTGACTCCTCGTGACGAGGATGGCGTCGAGAGCTCATGGACGGGCTTGGTGGATGGAGTCGCGCGGACGCTTCGAATTGACCGGTTTTTTCGAGCTGGGGCAGAACCGCTGAGCGAAGGTAGCGATTGCCTGTGGATCATCGATTACAAGACCGCCGCCCCCAACGTTTCGGGGTTTCTCGACGAGGAGCAACTGATCTATAGAGAACAACTGGAGAGCTATGGCCGAATGATGCGCCTCGCTCATGGCGATGAGGTGAAACTTCGCCTTGGGCTTTACTATCCCCTTCTGAAGAAGCTGCTATGGTGGGCGGCCTGA
- a CDS encoding DUF4760 domain-containing protein encodes MESTEIAIRQAELVLKLYELRREPVMRLARSYVGGEFLPSSADELTGLVAAGNQQSAYILQVYGYWDMVAAFVLHGAIDESLLYDVCPEMYFQFAKIQPHLSGFRDKMGLPEWMKSLENVVDGSLEGRSRLAHMRHNLEEIRAHRSQVPRE; translated from the coding sequence TTGGAATCCACTGAAATAGCAATCCGACAGGCGGAACTTGTGCTCAAGTTGTATGAGTTGCGGCGCGAGCCCGTGATGCGGCTGGCACGCAGCTATGTCGGCGGCGAATTTCTACCCTCCTCGGCTGACGAATTAACCGGGCTGGTGGCTGCCGGGAACCAGCAGAGCGCATATATTCTTCAGGTCTATGGCTACTGGGATATGGTGGCGGCTTTCGTCCTGCATGGAGCCATCGATGAGTCGCTGCTCTACGATGTTTGCCCAGAGATGTATTTCCAATTCGCCAAGATCCAGCCCCACCTGTCAGGCTTCCGCGACAAGATGGGCCTTCCCGAATGGATGAAGAGTCTGGAAAACGTTGTCGATGGCTCGCTCGAGGGCAGGTCGCGCCTCGCGCATATGCGCCATAACTTGGAGGAGATTAGGGCCCATCGCAGCCAAGTTCCGCGAGAATAG
- a CDS encoding gluconokinase, translating into MIVILMGVTGTGKTTVGKLLASRTGWPFAEGDDYHSEANKQKMHAGIPLNDEDRAPWLATLHDVLYGWYQQGKSGILACSALKQAYRDTLSSGIPRDDYRFVLLEVSREHIAERLSHRTNHYMNPGLLDSQFATLEVPSDAIRVSAEGTPEETVALILDQLGLPQGV; encoded by the coding sequence ATGATTGTCATTTTGATGGGGGTGACCGGGACCGGCAAGACAACCGTCGGGAAGCTGTTGGCGAGCCGGACGGGATGGCCTTTCGCTGAGGGCGACGATTATCACTCGGAAGCGAATAAGCAGAAGATGCATGCCGGCATCCCGCTAAACGATGAGGATCGCGCACCCTGGCTGGCAACCCTCCACGATGTACTTTACGGCTGGTATCAGCAGGGGAAGAGTGGCATTCTGGCCTGTTCCGCGCTGAAGCAGGCATATCGCGATACTTTATCGAGCGGGATCCCCCGGGATGATTATCGTTTCGTGCTGCTCGAAGTGTCCCGCGAACATATTGCCGAGCGGCTAAGCCATCGCACCAACCACTACATGAATCCAGGGTTGCTCGATAGTCAGTTTGCCACCCTCGAAGTTCCCTCAGATGCGATCCGGGTCTCGGCGGAAGGCACACCTGAGGAGACTGTCGCGCTAATTCTCGATCAACTAGGACTGCCTCAGGGGGTGTGA